The sequence below is a genomic window from Hippocampus zosterae strain Florida chromosome 7, ASM2543408v3, whole genome shotgun sequence.
tgtccaaaagagtcatccatatatagtttttctttgcgcggtcacagtgagctgcaaggggacccccaaaataagaggcgatttttttctgatcctgacctggtttgccaagagtttctccggtgttcaacaaggaactggacggggaggcgggaaacttgtcggtgatgcggtgccatcgttttaagtggtctgcatatttgtggtgctgccgttgtatgaagaagaaagaaagaagaaaacctttattagtctcacaatggagaaattggcTTCgaagtgcgacattctttgcaaattacggagcttttatcttGGGGTGATCATTTCATACGGTTATAAATTCCACAGGTCAACGTTTCATACAAAATAGTAGACCTAATCATGTAACTCAAACAAGACCATGAaatttttcatgtaaatgtgttttgtctCGAATGAATCATTACATTGGTGAGCCGACAGCTCCTCCCAGATGAACCATTTCTATTTGCCTCGCACATAGGTAAATAACACCAACTCGTTGTTAATGGAATAAAGCCACTTGAGTGAATCAAGCACTCGCTGAGTTGTGTGCACATTGAACTTGTATTGTGATGTGGCCATCTATTCATCCTGGACACGCTACtctgaaaagaaaatgcttttcaGATGCAAATAAACTCTTAATAATTAGACCTCATCCTCATCATTTGAGAGGTTCGACCTCATTTTTGCTTCGGTTACAGAaacagaatgtttaaaaaaacaacagaggaCACTGTATAAATAcggtcacacttttttttcctggactgCTTGTCCTCATCACACTCACAGTTGAACTGTAACCCATCCCAACTGACTTTTGCGGAGAGGTGGGAAATTTCTGAGTACAGTGGTACAACTACTTACGAACAtttcttcatacgaaatgttcaagttacgaaacgcctcaacaggaaaacattgcctctagttacgaaagaaatttcaagatacgaaaggtgaaaatacagtatgggctggtCGTCAGAGCTCCGAGGTTCATGAACATAACACAATtatagcatcctcgtcattcgcccctcgagCCATGAgatgttccgatagttttacgtaaatgtgaatcacccagaaaaattgatcgctcactctgctgatgttTGGCTTGGACAAGgactgttaaaagccgacaaaagcaaacgtccttggatcagttcttgacaaaacgccaggcaaaaaccacttctaaaAGAGAATGTGAGCTAAagagggcaacaaaaaaaacatgatgagaacgcagttaaaagttaaatggccatcatttttattctttactccattctttgttttttacattttgcacaactctcatttattgtgcaataatttaattgttacatgtatttgttgcacattttgatgcatttttgtgcttttgaaaacattccTGTCTGAATTTGGTGGGGCTTGGAATGGATTAggccatttacatggaaaatgcgtctctactaacaaaatttcttccagaaccaattaatttcataagtagagataccaccgtactgtattttccgcactaaaaggtgcattggattgtgaggcgcaccttcaatgaatgggctattttgtcattttgttcataCATTGGGTGCACTGCAtgataagacgcaatctacaatgcatccactagatggagttttGCTCaaagaaacaccaacagaacgatcagatgtcagtaaaacgtatttaataaagcagtgacactgAGCCAACAgaaaagttataacattgactcgttaacgttgaactctcttgccgccgctctatttccatgttcaactcATTAAGTtagaactctgcgttgtcagcatgtctcgagcaaggagccattttggggtcgatatattaccgtaatgaccatacaaaagaagtgtcggattttaaggcacgctgtaagcttttaagaaaatggaaggtgcGCCTTTTGGTGTGGAAAACaaggtaataataatattttaactCACATGTTCACATCACAACAAGCTTTCCTTGTTGTGATGTGATGTAGCAGAGCGCCAACAGACAGATCCTTCAGCCGTAGGACAGGCTtggtcaatacaatacaatacaatacaatacaatacatgctgatttatatagcgctttcacaacagcggcagctgtaacaaagcgcttaacaaaacagtcaacatcaagtaaaacaataaacacaacacataacataaaacacagacagtcatgcaggcataaccacttttccatcatacgctttgttgtttgaagcggtttgagatgaaagaggagagaatcaaagtttcctttcaccagtggatcagagacgtcatgctcaaaatgtgcacacgtcagctacaagctaagtttcaaagacaacaagaagctgtagcatccattgacgaaaagagattggttaaattctcctgtcccatggaaatctatttcaattctaagcggcgactcacggttccaaatgcgcatcagcgctctgcgccaacgctcctctctcctcatcctcaacttcagcagccatccattcagccgcaccaacgccgactgtccaacagcgtcgacatagccactgaacaaaacggggttgtgaaaaatgctgcccattacaggcgcaaaaaacacaagcgccccaggtctgtccagcaccgacagtcaatggcgccgacattcctcccaaccaaaatctgtgctggtacaggcgtgctgccgagaaggcgcagccaccaagcacagatgcttctcctttgacgaatgtcgtggccaaaaaacgctgaaaacagtccatatcaggtccgcacgatgaaacaacaaacaacatatgacaaaacaaaagacaaaaacaccaaaaaagaacaaaaaagcagggctcttgaagagcacttgccgaaggctgcctactcgggcgccatcttggaaaaaatatatatatatatggttttGTCAGTCTTGTTTGTTCATGCAAACTCACAGATGTGTTATTAATCAAGTCAAGTTTTGTCAAGAATTGTGTGAGACTTGACAACAGAGTACAGTACCACACTACAATAAATAAAGCTCTTTGTAAGTTTTGGAAATGAACTTTTGCACGCAACAAAATtaggtcaaacaaaaacaatcagaatcagaatcacctttaagatatcctttaagatgtcccacactgggacatTTAttcattgtattcatttattatcattaaattattcatttattgtcattgcattacatacaatgaaatttgggtgccactcctttgtgcgtttagaaaaaaaaattaataaggggttaataaattcaaaaacaacacacaacaaaagcaGCAGTATTGGTAGTAGTCGTGGTACCTTTACCTCAATGCTCGTGGTAATGAGGTGTccttttcaagatggcgccgtagTCTGCAGCCATCGACAAGAGCTCTAGATCTTcgcttctttgttgtttttggcttttgttttttcgtATGGTGTTTATTGTCCTTCGTATGGACCCAATGTTGACTGTTTTTCAACGTTATGGCCATGACATCAGTCGAAGGAGAAGAATCTATGTTTGATTggtgcgccttctcggcagcacgtgtGTACCAGTACTGATTTTTATTTCGGTGACGAATGTTtagaaatgcttctctcggccctccacgTTCCCATTCTTTGTCTGTACCCTCGATGAATTGTCCATGaaactcagatttttttttttttttaaacaacagtcACACCTTGGCATCCATGTGTCGCAGGCTGTGATGCAAATCTTTGTTGAccgaaatgttgaaaatgttaatttatttaaaataaaaaaattatttccctccccctatctttttccattttaaacatttttgaaaaagccacAGGGAGCTAACGAGCCGACCCCTACGCTATACAAATGAAGATGTAAAAAAGATGTATTGCGCCTTGAAATATCATCTGTGGAGAAGCCTACATACTGTCgcaaatctatccatccattgttTACGCTACTCAGCCTATTCACGGTCGTGATGagtgagcctatcccagctgacttgggtcagtcaatcacagggcatacattcacactcgcattcacactgtcactgagtgagAATTGAACCCACGATGACGTCAGAGTCAGGCAAGTGTCTCACTACACCAACAGTCTCTCTGCAGTAAATCTAATTCCAAGATTTCTACTTTTAATTTACGATGTCATATGACAAGTAAGGCCACACATTCAAGGTGAAAGACTTGTTGGAAGCTGGAAATTGCATGCTGGTGACATAAATTTGCTATTGTTATAATTGAATGAATGCTGAGAAAGAATTTACACTGGTGGCGTCAGTTGTAGTGTGCAGTGAAATACGACATGTTTGTGCCCAGAAAATAAATGAGATGCAATCCAATTTGGTACCTCATCGGAGAGTGAGCCACAAATCTCAAAAGTCACTTCAATGGACTGTGCGAAAATGGCTACTCATGGCGGCTGAGCATCAAGCTCAGGTATAAACTAGGtttaatctaaattgtccctaagtgggagtgtgagcgcggatggttattcatctctatgtgccctgtgattggctggcaagcagttcagggtgtcccccgcccactgcccgaagacagctgggattggctccaacatggcctgcgacctttgtgaagagcagcagatcaaaaaaatggatggatagatgtacGTACACATAACCAGTAAAGGTAACTTAAAGCTCTCCTTGTTCCCAATTGTTTGCATCATTTGTTGACTATTACTAAAGGTGGAACTCTGCTCCTGCATCATACAGAGACATGTCTCTAATTTTTTGGGGTAACCATATTTAGTTGCTACAGTGAAACATCATGTGAAATCATGTTtccagcaagaaatttttcacaacagggggtttttctgCTCGGCTCTCGACGATGGCGgacactttttgcacagctcccctgccctcccaccttttttttcccctgctcgccacttagtcttttgtgctgtctttgtccaacttttttttccctagcctcctaccgtgttttcatccgaagaactaaccatggaattagttggctggtctctcgatgtaatcgacatcattttttcgacgaaaatagcgggcagtggggagcctgcttgctctccggggacacttgctgccagatacgccctggatccatggagaaagtggagaccagTGTGCCttacagtactgtccgtggaggatgtggaagacatctacatcattggccttttgataacaggtatgctgctgtttggtgttggcagcttgctgttctagcgcaaaattcaaccgactggagcggctctattggaagtgaagaagctgccggtcactctggatggcttggcgcgaatgtccaacactcagactcaagcggtgactgagctcaaccgcaatattgttgcgactttgcggttttggagcgactcagcgcgattgaaaataccatggagatGTTGGAATCCACGCTacggaaagaattttcggatctgaatgattggcgccagtgaggagatacagaccaaggactcaaggctgtctggaattgttggcggccatctctccaaaacaaacaacgctatctggcctttcccctggatggaaatacgcatggagtctatggcccccaccaccacccccctccttctcggccatggactgataaaccgggactgtcttcatgatgagcagagctcgacgaagcagctatgacctgtacacgcatacacatacacgactggaccagtacacgtgcatacacatccttgttatcaccgtcttcatcgctccaattcttttccccccgtgacgtggttcaataatgcggagcgcaacggtgaccgtgcagctggtcatttttggCCGCGTCCCGGTTACCCACCTTCCCATTTATCCTCCCCCTTacacatgttatgtcttgtgacttgttgtaactgtcatatgcttattcatgtgctagggtcttttttatcctggatttaaattatcctcggaagaggatagttcgagcgtgggttttttttttccctttccctacccagcgtttttcctttatgaattctgattgtaatttccccgttgcaagacaaataaagaatatattatcttatcttttcactgtggcaaatttgatctcagatataaacacacacacacacatgcgtcagagctcttcctgtcttagctgcttgacatccaaaggttttTGTAGCCATTACTTACTTCTTGGACTACTGGCACATgcgtaaaccagtgtggtggttgctgttgccgtttccgaatgaagcagtagaggttgctgttggattagacttgttgtagtgaatctcgtcgtgaggcaagagcagagaaaaatatttcatataacgCAACATGGGGGTGTTTCGTTCCATCGGGGGCAGGAGactgggaatggtgttaatgcatgaagatttttttcacataagggggtattttcacccatgtaagTTTCGTTGTAAAGGAGTTTCATTGTATTGTTAAGCTTAGCTTAACACAAGCACAGGACCCACAATGAACTCAGTACTGGTTTATTATCAGGGCAAAGGGACAGGTCAAGGAGTCAAGAACCAAAGGCAGTCAGAGGAACCAAACCAAGGTTTTCGGGGAAGGCTGAGCATCAAAAGTGGCCAGCAGAAAGTATGGTAAGGAAGGGAGCTGACAAAGTGGCAACTGGTGGCTCTTCAGACTGGCCTTCACGCCGCAGAGGAGGAGAGTGTGGCTGACGAGGCGAAgactggcaggtgtgtaggtgaCGCAGATGCAATGATTGCGGAGACGCCCGTCGCCCAGACTTAATTAAGGGGAAagtcacaaaaacacaacagaggGAGGGGCTGCACAGTGGGACACTGAGGACAGACATTTGATACCCAATCATGGCATccacctgttcccagttagaatgttcacctgtgggatgttccaaacaggtggtTGAAAAGCATTCCTCAACATTCTCTTTCTCTCAGTCTTTTTTGCCACCCGTCCCAGCTTTATTGGAACGGCTTGCATCAATTATATAGtgattatttgctgaaaaccATAAAGTGTATCAGCTGGaagatgaaatgtctttttctgtgtcatgttctgtcttgattgtgttccagctccagctggagtgaagggcgtttccctccagcagatGCAGCTGCGCCTCGTTTGGTAACCAAGCCTTGGATTTAAGTTCTCTGACTTCTGCTACGCTTTGTCGGATTATTATGCTTGCTCGCTGTTGTGCTTCAAGTGTGATTTTCTATACCTCTTGCGACCATTCATAGTCACTCTCGTTTTGTTCGTAGGTTCTTGTTTGtcagtatttttgttgttctcgTTTTCCTCTTTGTCTTTCTGTTATTGGActtttggacattttgtttGAGTATTCTGTGTTCTATTGAACCTTggctttgcaagcgcttttggttTCATGCATTAATTTTCCTGACACCTTGTGATCAGCGATTTCAGTTCATGCTCTGTCGGCGCGATTttcttcaataaacatttttgtcatcgCACTTAgtctgagtttttattttttatttgggggtgggAACCGAACACACCCTAGAACAGTCTATGTTGTGTATTTGAGTAAATACAGCAAATTGTACAGAATTCTGTTTTTTCATTATGTTTAACACCATGTCCCGATGTGACAGGGCCAGTAAAAAATGTGGAGATACAATACTTCGTGTACTGCATTGTAACTACACCAAATCTGTGAAATGATAAAAACCTGACATTTTCTTTTACTATATCCTCCATTCTCAAAGGGTGGAACAAAAAATTTCATGTGTTCCCTGACTTCAATAATTCATGTGGCAATGCCTCTTTGAAATTCAACTCATGCCTTTGactctccctttttttcctcttgatgTCCATGGGGAAGTAAGCATTTTTAGAGCTGAAGAAACTTTTTAGTATTTTAATACGTTGCCGTGCCATATTATTTGTGTAGGGGTACGCTGTATCAATGCAATTGGCTTTGCGACTGCAAAAAACGCAACCGCCACAATGAATCCTGCTGTGCGTCATCAATACTTTTAAACACGACGCTGTTGGATGCCACCGGCTAACACCAACttaattggaattgggtttgtattttaaatgttttactgGACTCACATTAGACTCAGGAATTGATACTCATATTTTCAAGTCACACTCTGTGTTGCGCACCCCACAGTGAAGGGAAggaaagatgtgtgtgtgtgtgtaaaagtggTGTGCAGAGTGCTGCAGGGCAGTGCCTCGCTCAGGGGTACCTCAAATTATGTAACCGCAAAACAAGTGACTAGTATCACTCCAACGACCCACTGcattttggttcaaagtggGACTCTAAACAGTGACCCTCCAAGTTCTAAATCCAAGGTCCTTACAGATGAACTATTGGCACTCTCACATGTGAGAAAGGATAGGCACAGTCTCGGATGCACTCTCAAGCCATTTCAAAAAACAatacactcacaaaaaaaaaactgttatctACAGCTCTTACTCACACGCTCACCTGGCCAATATCACACATCCCACCCCATCAGAACGTGTTTCTTTGGGCAGCTGCACACTGCATGATGCTTCTGAACCCGACTTGGACCGGaccactgcaaaaaaataaataaataaataaataaataaataaataaataaataaataagacaatTGGATACTCAACCCTGTATGTGTTTTGATAAATTGTTTATAGCATGTAAATAGATAACAATTGTGTTATCTAACAAATGGCATTGCATTGTCTCTATATTGCGGAATTTTaatttctgtttgtggatttgtaACTCATCCCACTTGATCAACAGGGGTTCACTGTAGAACCAtttaaaagttttgtttttttaaatccatatgTCCCCACGCATgtacaaataaaacattcagtGATGTATTTGTTGCTAAATCAATTTGGATAGCGGAGGAAGAGGCAAAAGTTGATGACGAGGGATCCCAAAGCAGAATGCCGCAGGCAGGACAGAGAAGAAACTTCAAAAGGTTTacggtgatccctcgctatttcgcagttCATTTatcacggcttcagtgcatcgcggattttttcaaacataattcTTTTTTGTAAGTCCGCAAAATATCCACGAGAAGCAgccaaagtcagcaaaacaactgtgagtcacatagagcaacatatacagtactacatgtatatgtttactgtattttgttattcataaactaacctaacttatgcATCCTcgtttcttgttttatgttgagagggaagaaatttcatcagcacatgtgacaataaagttgtatccaatacAATCTATTTTAAAGTCTAAATCTATtcgtatacagcattaagtcatgttaattacttcaaaatttacttctacatgcatgtatactaTTAAATTTTGACTTGGattattatgtacatgtacctatatgggggtcgctacttcgcggattttcgtttatcgcgggtggttttggtaccCATTGGCCGCAAttaacaagggattactgtattccaaAATCACTTTCGACGGAAAGagaatcaataaataaacacaaagactCCAATTGTAAAGTGAATCGGATGAGCACAGAGGACAGAGTCAGATACACAcgaaaagagacaaattcagCACACACAAGCAACAAGTAAGGACGGGGGCGGAGGAAGGAGGAAAAATGAATGAGACATGGACATTTGATATACAATATCACAGTCAGTGATTGATTATCCACGTTATTTGACTTCCGAAAATGAGTTTGTCACGATTCAAATGAAAACGAAGCCTCGTCACCATAATCGGCTTGACTGACAGCCAAAAGTGAACACGTGGCTTTCTCCTGACTGGTTGCGAAGATTCCGACCACCGTAACAGAATTACAAAGCACAGCCGAGGCATATATAGAAGGCTGATATTTGCGGAGAGGGCTCTCGAAACGAAGAGACAAATCCCCGAAGGTCCAGTGCGGCAAGCGTGTGAAGACTCAACATGGACCAGTGAGGAAGACGCAGTCCCCCCGCAGTCACATCGCTGCTTCAgcttcgacccccccccccccccttctcctttTCCATACAAGTGTAGTTAAATTCTATATCACGGTCCTTGAACAGACTAACATCGGAAAACGAGTTTGGCATCATGACCTTGCGTCTCTTCCCACTTTTGATGCTTTTCATCGCCGCGACCCAAGTTTTTGGCGAGGAGAACACCCTTCAAGAAAACGATGATTACTGGACCAACGACAACCACGTTCAGGTAAGTCACTTTTCGCTTCAATATCAAGGTTTTCTACAATATCAAGGTTTTCTACATTTAATAGCTTCACATGCTTATTTCACGGCACTTGTCATAATTGGACGAAGAAACGATTCGCTAAAACGGACACAAATGTTTGATACGAAATAAACAAGGTGGTCTTTGAGTTCACCTAAATATGTCACACATCCATTTGTGTATATTATGTATCGACGAAATAGTTAAAGACACTACACACGATAATTTGATGTTCAGAATTTAGTTATTCGCTTCTCAACAAAGGAAATGTGTACACTTCCCAAATGAAAATTGAGAGCACCCCTTTCTTGCCCACCTtcgaaaaaaagtacaaaaaaaagaagtgataaCAATCAAGCGTAATTGGATACCCTTTATTCCGACTCAATGTTCGAGTCGGTGCGGCAGCCGTGCTCGTCGTGGATTGGTATGAATTGCACGTCTGGTGTTTGACTTTGTGAACTGGAGCAATGCCAAGCTGATGCCATTCTTTTAATGAATTAGCCAACAATAAATCGTTACAAGACATTTCAGTCCCCTTTCTCTGTCTCAGACCATCTCATTAAGGCATACAGGAGAGCCATAATCCCCCAAATTATGATtcgtattattgttattattcagaataatattgtactttatacggcagaaaaaaatcgttggcaccgccctacccactcttgaggacttgcacactgcaagaatcaagacaagggcacggaaaatcctcctggatcccccgcaccctgcccaccacctttttcagccactcccctcaggcagacgctacagatccatgcgcaccaaatccagtagacacttaaacagcttcttccctctagccattaactccttaaacagtcactgacataatggtacttcaaaactactggttactctaaaatggttcaatgattttgttgtttacgatgatagtagtgcagcgtgttataccggagacaaattccttgtgtgttctacatacttggccaataaagatgattctgattctgattctgattctgatgtataTGAATATCATATATTCAGCTTTCCGGGGAATTTATTATTTTGCCCTTCACAGGACCACTGGATGTCCAGTGACCCCATCAGAGAAATACTTTTGCGGAGGACAAGAAAGCCACGGCCGCATCAGTTTATTGGCCTGATGGGGAAGCGCTCAATGGGTAACCATTTTCAACGAGACACTTTTTAGTTTGTTTGCATCTTGACACTTATAAcgtttctccctttttttctttttttttttaaccaaagcaAAGACAGAGATTCCACGCAAAAGTAAGTACCAGACAAAAgaagtaagagaaaaaaaacctgaatatAAATATTATTCATTAAATATTTGCACTCCCTGACCAAAACTCTTCCAATCGGACTAgtgattgatttgttttattttgttttattttcccatcTGTGACTCTCTGAAGTTGCTTGTAGAAATGATGAAGTCTCATATTCCGTACGTGAGCCGTAAAAg
It includes:
- the tac1 gene encoding protachykinin-1 — protein: MTLRLFPLLMLFIAATQVFGEENTLQENDDYWTNDNHVQDHWMSSDPIREILLRRTRKPRPHQFIGLMGKRSMAKTEIPRKRHKVNSFVGLMGKRNQEDPDSYEWSTIQMYDKRR